The DNA window CAGAAGAAGCCTGAAAGAATACGGTGGCTTTCTTCCTGTGTCACTGCAGATCACCGTCTACCCAAAAAAAGGTACCCTCCGCCCATTTTATGTAGCCTAATCTACAGCAAAGAGCCAAGGCGGCACCCCAGGGCACACCCACACCCCAAGAAAAGGACAGTATCTGCTGATGCCACACCACTGTAGAATGCTCTCAggccatcccccccgccccctgcccgcaGCTCTCAAAAACTGGCATTTCTCCGGCAGTGTGGAGTTTTCGGGGTGGGGGCCCCCACCACTCAAACGTTTCCTTGTATCATGTAAAGGTTGCAGAAAAGGCCTCTGTTACTCAGGACATCATCAGTGCTACATCTCCATTCCAACTCTGAAGCAAAGTGCTACGACTTTAAAGATTGTTATCCGCTGTacatccacccccccccaaaaaaaaccccaaaaaaccaacaaaaaacaaaaacaaaaaacaaaacaaaacaaaaaaatgcatgcCACTTTTTATTTCAGGAccaaagaaggaattaaaaaaagtaaactttaaaagtcATTTAAGTGTTGGCTTCTTTACAAGAAATTACACATGCTTAGCTTAAATTTCAAAAAAGCAGCGCCCTCCCccccaaattataatttaaaagataagcTTCCCTTCTACACTGCTCGGGAGTCATTGCTCAGGCTACtactgggtttaaaaaaaacaaacgaacaaacaaaaaaaaaaaaccaaaaaaacaaaaaaacaaaaaaaacaacaaagggaTGGATACCCAACAAAATCtcttaaaagaatttaaacacaaagaataataataaaaagtacctgcacatgccaaaaaaaattacaaaacccaataaatacagaaattattGCACAGTTAAAAGGCTCCACAATTTTTACTGCCTCCATCAACCCTCGGGTTTCCGTAGGACTTCGTAGACACAGGTTAGGTTGGAGCGCCGCCTCCCCCGGGGCCCCCGGGGacgcgcgggggtggggggtgggggcccggggcggggggggggggggaggaggggggtgccGAAGTGGCGCAGACGCGGAGGCAAGTGTCAAGGTCAGCATTCTCGCGGTTGGCAACGGTTCCACTGTACAGGTGCGGGGCGCCGGGGCCCCGCGCGCTTAGCTCCTCTCGGCCTGCTCGATTTTGACGTCGTTAGTCAGCAAGTGCTCCCCGTgccactttttcatgtgtttctcCAGGGTGCTGTAGACGCTGAAGGGCATCTGGCAGATGTCGCAGCGGTACACCTCCTTGCCGATCTGCCCGTGCGTCTTCATGTGGCGCGTGAGCTTGCTGCTCTGCGCGCACGCGTAGTTGCACAGCTCGCACTTGTAAGGCCGCTCGCCGGTGTGGCTCCGCCGGTGCACCGTCAGGTTGCTGCAGTTCTTGAACACCTTGCCGCAGTACTCGCACGTGTCGCTGCGGCGGCCCTCCTTGGAGCTCGGCCGCCCGGGGCCCGGGCCGCCCAGGTGCGGCGTGCTGCCCCCGCTGGCCGTGCCGCTGCGGCCCGACAGCCCGCCGTCCAGCAGGTCCCCGGGCGGCGTGGAGAAGCGCAGGCTGCCGTTCTCGGACGAGTGCTCGGACGACGTGGCGAAGGGCGACTGGCGCGCGTCCGTGAAGCCCAGGAAGGGGTCCTTCATGAAGTGCCGCGACGCCGCGTAGCCCACGAGCCACTGCGAGTACACGTTCTCGGACGGGATGAGCGTGGCGGGCGGCAGCTCCAGGTCCTTCTCCACCTTGATGCGCTTGGCGGCGCTGTTGAGCCCGGGGCTGGGCAGCGGCGCCGGCTTGCGCGGGAACAGGCCCGGGAAGGGCTCGGCGCCCGGCGCGAAGCCGCCGCCGCGCCCGTTGACCGCGCCGCCCGGGCCCGCGTCGCCGCAGCCGCCCGCGTCGTCGTCGTCGCccgcgtcgccgccgccgccgcccggcgcGCGCTTCAGGAAGGCGCCGCGCTTGGGCTTGTCGGCCAGCAGCTCGCCGTACTGCGGCAGCGCGCCCAGCCCCACGTTCTCCATGACCTTGCCCAGCACCAGCGCCTTCTCGTCGGCCAGCGCCTTGGCCGCGCCGCCCACGCCGCCCGCGCCCGCCACCCCGGCCACCCCGCCGCCGCCGTTCTCGCGGTTGCGGCTCAGCTCCGAGTCCATGCTGAAGCTCGACTCCGGCCGGCTCTCGTTCTCCAGcagcagctcctcctcctcctcctcctcctcctcgtcctcctcctcgggCTCGTGGCCCAGCGACGGGTCGCTCTCGTGGTGGCGGAAGTCGCCGTCGGCCGCCTTGAGGCCCTCGCCGGCCAGCTCGCTGGTGCCGGGCTCCGGGGAGCTGGCGGCCGAGAGGCCGTCGTCGGAGCGGCCGGCCAGCGAGCCGGCCTTGTGCATGTGCGTCTTCATGTGGCGCTTGAGCTTGCTCGCCTGCGAGCACGCGTGGTCGCACAGCTGGCACTTGTagggcttctcgcccgtgtggCTGCGCCGGTGCACGATGAGATTGCTCTGGAACTTGAACGTCTTGCCGCAGAACTCGCACGACTTGCTCTTGgccggcggctgcggcggcggcgtgCCCCCGGGCGGCATGGGCGGCAGCGGCGGCGTGCTCAGGAACGGGGACTTGGGGCTGGGCTGGAAGGGGTTCAGGAGCCGGTGCATAGGGTTGCCGCGGCCCGGCGACACGGGCGGCGGCGTGGAGCTGTTGCCCGCCAGCTCGCGGAGCCGCCGCGAGAAGTCCATGGCGGGCGAGTCGATGGCCATGGGGTTGAGGCGCATGACTCGGTCAAAGGCACTGGGGTGCTGGGCGACGAGCCCCATCTCCTCGGCACTGAGGCGGTGCGGGTCCAGGTGGTGGCGCGGCGGCGGGCTGAAGAGCGGCGGCGTGCCGGGCAGGCGGCCCTCGCCGAAGCCCGGGTGCTCCCGCAGGATGGGGCCCGTCATGCGCAGCAGGTTGAAGGGGTTGCTGTCGCCCAGGAAATTCATGAGCGGGGACTGGGCCACGGCCTCGGGCCCGAGCGGCGGCGGGATGGTGAGCCGCGGCGTGAGCGAGCTGCTGGCCGGCCCGGGCTCCAGGTAGATGCGGAAGCCGTGCGTGTTCTGCGCGTGCTGCAGCAGGAACCACGCGCTGTTGAAGGGCTGCTTGCATGTTGTGCAAATGTAGCTGGAAGGCTCATCTTTACCTGGGGAGACACACGgacagaaaggcagagagagcgtgagaagCGGACGGGGCGCGCGCACCGCGGGGCCACGGACCTGAAGGCGCGCGGTGGGGCTgtaggggggcgggggggggggggaggggggaggggcgcgaAGCGAGTCCCGGATCCGCGGGGCTCTGGAGGGCGGCCTCGGGGCCCCTTCGGAGCAGGCCGAGGCCGGCGACGTGTTCGACGCTCCGGCCAAGACTCCACGGGGCTGGAAGGCCGAGGCAAGCTGGTTCTGTGGGCAGGTTGCCCCCGCGGAGCCCAGATCGGCCACACGACCTCAGCGAGCAGCCCCAAATTCCTAGGCTTCTGCTTGCTTCCCCTAAAGAAGAGGCGCTCTTATCCCCATTGCCTCAGAAGCCAAATGAGGCCGCGTTGGTGAGAATGACTGATGTCAACGATAAAACAGCAGGGACACCACAACCGTGAGGGACCAGGGTTTTATCCACCAAGGCCACTGGTGACATTTGGATCTCGATGactgtgttggggggagggggtcctgtGCCTTGTAgaatgttcagcagcatccctggcccccaccccctaCAAGCCAGTCATACTCCCTCCCCCAGTTATGAGGATCACAGAACTCTCCAGGTGTTACCAAGTGTCCCCTGGTGGGGGCAAAACCGCAGCtcaatgccccccccccttttagaACCACTGGTTAGTCAACACTTGATCCAAGGAGGTTCTAAAACACACAAGTCGCACTCAACTGCCTGGCAGACGTTGTTTTGAAGTGACATGGCTGATCCCTCTGCATCGTTTGGGATTTTTGCTATAGGACCTTCTAGGGTTTCACACACCACACTACATGCAGAAAGCACCGTCAAATTTAAACGTGGATACGAAGGAACAGAAGGCAGTCAGCATAAGAAGATCGCTGCTGTGTGGCGGCCACCCCCCCTCCATTCCTCCTATGGCCTCACACACGGAGGCCCCCACCCCATTCCTCCCATGGCCCTAACCACGGAAGCCGGCCTCCACCGGCCGCTGGGAGGGCGCTGGATAGGGGGCCACTGGCCTCCGTGAAGTCCTTTCCCAGAATGCTAACCGCACGGGGGAATGTCAAATCTGACGGGGTGGTCAGGATGAATGGTGGCAAGTGTGGATTTGTTACATACTGGCTCCCGTGGCGTCGGAAGCAAATCGTAGTGGACACTTGTGGGCACTGAGCCAAAAACGTTACTGTCTTTGTCCATCATCGGGGCCGTCACAAAATGGAGGCTGAATGTTTCAGCCAGAACCTGTCTCGTGGCCGCCCTCCTCACCCTGCGGGTCAAACTCGCTGCCTTTTCCGTCTGAACCTCTGCTCGGGCTTCCCATAAAGGCGCAGGTGCGGGCAGGCCCTGCTTTCTACCTCGAGATTCGCTCGCTGGCCgggagggaaaagagaacaaGACATCACAGCCGCGATCTTGAAAAACCCCTTTTAAGAGCTTTCCTGTAGCTGGAAGGTCTTAACGCTGAGAAGGCAAGGTAACCGCACACTCCCCGGAGAAGCCAAAGGTGCAGACGAACGTCCACGCCCCAAGTCAGGAAGGTGACGTGAGAACACAGCGCAGTGCAGAGTGGAGAAGACCCCTCCATCTCGACCTTTCCCCCAAAGACTTGAGGACTTCTGAAATCCCAtgcagagatttattttttattttgactcgTTCGAATTATGTTTCCGGAGGACTTCATGCTTAGCTGTAAAAACCAAGCGACTCGAAGACCCAACGGCCTGAGCCCTACGCAGGGTAGGCCGGACAGCTTCAGGGGGGCAGCGTGCGCACACCCCACGGCGCCGGGCAGAGATCCTCCCAGACCACACAACCAACTAGGCCAGAGCACCCCCACCGGCAACCAAGACGTGCGTTCCAGGTTTGGTGTCCTCCAAGAATCATCAGTCCACTCTCGTCTCCtagtgtgtatacacatgtgtggCGGCAAGGACACCAGCGGGCAGGGGGaaggatggagaagaaaaaaaagaattctgagctTCAACTTCACTTCGCTTTTAAAACCAGCTCAAGTACATCTGCTGAGGCAATTCTCTCCCTCCGGTGTGCCCAGTACATCTGGGGAATTCAGTTCCCCGTGTTGGGAGTCCCTGAGGAGACTTTTGCCCACCTGGAAAATGGCAGGGGGGCCTCCCAAGGCCCTGGGCCGCCATGTTTCTCCCGGGATGCCGTTCAGCAGGACCAGCCCTGGGCCTTCCCTTCCGGCACACGTCCCTCAGCTGGCAAAGAAGACGCCATCTCCCATCCTAGCTTATTAGTTAATGTACTTGGGAGAACAGAACCCTTCGCCTCACACTGCCTCACAAGGGAGCTGGCCAGAAGCCATAATATTTAGAGTCCCGCTCAAATCCTTTTCTAGAGCAAGGCAGAATAAATACGTAATAAATaacaagaagataaataaaatgtccctTTCTGACACGGGAGCTAATAACGCAAATGAAGTGCCACATCCCACAAGGTCATAGATCTTCAAATTAAAGAGCGTTTCTGTACCCTTCACCTTGGCTTCGGAAACTCTAATTAATCGATTTATGGCACACAGCTGTTCTTCATGTTTTTAAGTGGGGCCACCTCcttccgcctccccccccccccccatctctttgTTCATCATCTTCGTTCCTTGGGCTTCAACTCCAGAGCACTTCCTGTTTCTTGTTCTGATGGCCACACGTTTTCTAAAAGTTCCACCGCCAGTGCGGGATGGGGATGGGATGTCAGAAGAAAACGCAGAACTCCCTGGCAGGCCAGGAATAAAGACTGCTCTTCAGCCGAAATGGCCgatgaaaacatttttgtaactCAAAATGGCAGCTGCTGGGAAGCATGTAGCTACATGTTCTAAAGAGCTCAGATGTTTCCActtctgaaaaggaaagaaaagggaaaaaaaaaaaaaaaaagatgcccgCTAAAATTCTGGAGCGGCTGAAAGAGGGGGTCACCTGTCTGTAAACCACCGTCAGGTGGGGAAGAGCTAGGCATCTGTCACATCGGATCTCAGGGCCACTCCTCACGCCGGAGGAAGCCCTCTCTTTTCCCGCACCCCTGAATGAACCGCTGTGGTTCGGTTCCCAGACTTTCCTTCTTGCGGAGGCAAGACTGCCAGGGACGGCCTTCCCGGGATCTGACAGCTTCTGACTTTTCTAAAAATCTCACAGCCCTCAGAGGCCCTCCCTAGACGAGTCCCTTTCCACTCTccccaaccttttttttcttttttaataacacGTTCGTTTCCACATTACCAGTTCATGGTTCTCTCTTGCCTCGAAGTAGCCTTGAGCACTAGGGGCTGCTCACTTTTCACAAGTGAACAGTGTCAGAAGTCTTTGAAGAGCCACTCGGAACATTTTTCTATTCGAAAACTCGCTAAATATTTCACACTCGCGGCCTACCAGTCACGGACAGCTCATTTTTTAGACGCAAGGGAAGACCCTTGTCCAGAGGgtcggccccctcccctcccctcccctccccgggacCAGAGGTGATGATCCCCTCCCTCCTCAAGCTCAGGGCCACCTGCCCAGACGTGAGCCGGAGGCTCCATGAGGTGATGACTTTGCCAGCAGCCCAGACAGGATCCACTTCTCACCACgctgctgctggggctgctgaGGTTCCGAGTGACAGGTGGATGCCTAGATTATTCTGAACTGACGTCAGACCCGGCCTAGAGACCTAGAAATGTCAGCTGTACTTGCATCACTAAATCAGGCTTGGCAACTCAGAAGCCAGGGCCCGTGTCTgtccttgcttgcttgcttccttcctcagACATTTTTACTCCTCAGTTGGCAGAAACCCAGACTGGAGCTTCTTCACTTTAACGGCTCTAAAGGCAGTCCTTATGTTTTTCTCAAGTTCAAGACCCTCCCTTCCCACGAGCCTGGACGGCGGCATGGGTTCACACCTCTGCCTTGACATTTCCAGCTCAGTGAAGTCGATCAAATCACAACCTCcttgagcctcggtttcctcatcggTAGAATGGGAATAATACGCCTGCCTCCAAAGAAGGCTGGAGGTATCCAATGGGACCCTGTATGTGGACACACACCGTAAATCGTGCACCACTGTGCAGGAGTTTGTAGGTTTTGGTGTTTAGTGTTCATCCTCATACCTGGCAGGTGCATCCACGTTTCAACGATGCCTTTCTGTGTAAGTCTGGCAGTAATGAAACCTGGGAGGAATTGTAACGCGGCCTGCCTAATGCATTAGAGGTTCCGGGGAAGTGAGAACTTGCAAACGTCGAGGAAACATCATTTTTCATTGTGCCTCTTGGGAACCGACAGGCAACTGGACTCTTGCAGATGAAATGAGAGTCTCCCTCTGCCaggaggggttttgttttgttttgttttgttttgtttcgtttcgtttttaATGAGCATTTAAATAATTGTTCCTCCTTGGTATGCCGGTTACTCTAATAACACCAATAAAGGTATCGGGAATGTTCAATAAAAAAACACAccttggggcgccggggtggctcagtcggttgagcgtctgacttctgctcaggtcatgatctcacagcctgtgggttcgagccccaggtcgggctctgtgctgacaggtcggagcctggagcctgcttcggattctgttgtctccctctctctctgtccctcccccactctcactttgtctcactctgtctctcaaaaaaaaataaacataaaaaaaattttttttaagaaccacATCTTTAATTGATTATTCAACGAAAAGGCCATAACTGAGCGTGCTAGTTTAACAGGTCCCTCTAAAGGCCAGCTGATACCACCTGGAAGGGCACTCGGACCTGTGGAAGCCGCAGTGGGTCACTGCTGCTCAGAGGGGGACAGCAAGGGTACCTGAACTCCCAGCTCGAGCAGGGCCATGTTCTCCAAAGCCGGCAGCAAAATTAGAATCCGGGCACCCGGCCGCAGAGGTCAGACCTGGGTCTTGGCTTCACACAGCCCTCCACAGTTTGCAAAGTGCTTTACAGCTGGTTTGGCATTTTTGCGTGCATTAGCGCATTTCATCGTTACTCACATGGCCTCCGAGGAAGGCCAGGCGAGGGCTGCATCCTGCCGGCACGTGAGTAAACGGAAGCTCCGAGAAACAGGGAGAGTGCCACAGCCAGCAGGGAGAGGGCCGTGCCCGTCCTCAGGGTTTCAGACCCCAGGCTCGGTCCCGGCCGTCTCTCCAGCACGAAGTACCACCGAGGGATGGATGGTTCTTTGTACGCTTGTCAGGGCCTGTTTTACAATGAAAATGCCCAAAAAAGAGGTTCACCTGCCACGCTGCGTGTCCCTTCAGGGAAGGGTACCGATCATCTTATGGAACCCACTCGGGGCCACCGCAGGCCTTGCCCCTGGAGGGAGACGTTTCACAAAGCAAATAAGCCCATggcgcggggcgggggtggggggaggggaacaggacCCAGGACCCAGATGCAGGGGCAGGATGCTGGATCTCAGGGTCTTCCTACAGCAGGCCCTTCCCGTCTCTGGACATCAGGGTGCACTTGGGTCACCAGCCAATCACCCAGTCCTCCTCCAGTGTCTGTGACTGCTAACAATACCGTCCCCACAGTTCCAAAATGATCATAATTATCATCACTATTATCCCTCCAATGTGCAGACCCCTTCTTAGTTTAAATACGGTCGGTCTCCCCTTCCATGATCCCAGAGAGAAAATGTCAGCTGGCCACCCCAGCGGTTTTCGTGGGTTTTGCCGTCTGTATTATTTCTGAGCATGGCCATCTACAAAATCTACAACCACCCCTGCTCGTTCTGAACGTGCTCTGTCAAACCTCAGCCCTCTTGGAGCAGGAAGGTACGGCGACGGGCATAATGGCAGCAGTAACTTAACCGCCATTAAATCCTTACACGAGCCTGCCGCAGCTGACTAGAACGGGACCTCAGCCGAGGCTCCAAACAACCCCCGACTAAGGACATGGTGTCCCAGGCACCgtgtcacagatgaggacacggaGGGCTGGGAGAAAGAAGGCGGTCAGCCCCACGGCGTGCTCTTGAGCTACGTGCTGACTGATAAAAGCCTGGTCAAGGGAGAGAATGTACAGACCTCGGCCCTGGCCCAGGCACTTGGACATGGTAATGGGGAGGCTATGCCTTGGTTGCCTGACCTTTCATTCCAGCCCGTGTGCTAACTCAAAAGTGGAGATGTGCTGCTTTGGGCTGGCACCGCGGTAACTCTGTGAAGTCACGCTGATGGGGGAACAGATGCACTTTCTCGGTCCTGGTGGTGGTGATAACAGCCATACACTATCCTGTACGATCTCCCTGGTGCTCAGCCAGCCTCGGCTGGCTCGGTTAGCGGAGCCCACGCCCTCCGCCAGTGCCTGTGGCAGACACGGCCGCTCTATCCCTGCGCTCTCCCTCCAGGCCTCGGAATCCTCTCGACCCTCATCACCACGTAAAGCGTGCCACTGTCTGGGATCTGTGGATCCCAGGCCACGGAAGCCCAGTAAGTGGGGAGCCCGGTGAGACGGGGCTGAATTCAGTAGGCAGTAGTGGGTGTCCTGCTGAGGGCAAAGGCCACACGggctcttcattcattcactgcaCAGACAGGAGCCGGGCACCCTTTATCCACCAGGGACTCTTCCCAGGCGGCCAGAGCTCACGGAACACCTGATGCCCCCTCTCAGTCATTTGATGAAAAGTACGAGCACTGCTCCGTAGGCAGCCGTGGTGCCGGAAGAGGGGAGAATATTTGGGCTCGGCTGCATTTGGGTTCAGAGCCTGCGCTGTGGGGCTCTCGTCTGCAAGGCCCCATTTAGTCCTCGTGTTTGCACGCCAGCTTGCACCCGCCCTTCCCTGTGCCCAGAATACTTGCCTTTGCTTCTCTACCTGCAAAACGTCTTGTGAGAGCcagcacacccccaccccacccccccgccgccagTATGTTCCCACAGCATCCAGGGAATACTACCCGATACTGATCACTCGTACTATCATAATCTGTCCTTGACCTTGGAGTGTTCAACTTGCCTGCGATCTGCACCTGCCAGTGTTGGACTTGTGCTCTTAGGCAGATGCTCACGGCAACTTTGGAAAGTGGGTTTTAATCCAGACTTTGtgtaaaaaagaaactaagtCTCATCACAGGTGAGTTCACACGGCTTATGGTTCACAGACCCCAGATCCACACAGGGTCTGAGCCCAGGGCCTGTGCTGCGTCCAGACACGCACCTGGCTGCCCCGTCCATGGAACCACAAAGGCCACCATCACCGGCCCCGGGGAGGGACCCGGAGCAGGCACGCAAACCACTCT is part of the Neofelis nebulosa isolate mNeoNeb1 chromosome 7, mNeoNeb1.pri, whole genome shotgun sequence genome and encodes:
- the BCL11B gene encoding B-cell lymphoma/leukemia 11B isoform X1: MSRRKQGNPQHLSQRELITPEADHVEAAILEEDEGLEIEEPSSLGLMVGGPDPDLLTCGQCQMNFPLGDILVFIEHKKKQCGGSLGACYDKGLDKGSPPPSSRSELRKVSEPVEIGIQVTPDEDDHLVSPTKGICPKQENIAGPCRPAQLPATAPIAASSHPHSSVITPPLRTLGAPPPCFPLPCCSARPVSGDGTQGEGQTEAPFGCQCQLSGKDEPSSYICTTCKQPFNSAWFLLQHAQNTHGFRIYLEPGPASSSLTPRLTIPPPLGPEAVAQSPLMNFLGDSNPFNLLRMTGPILREHPGFGEGRLPGTPPLFSPPPRHHLDPHRLSAEEMGLVAQHPSAFDRVMRLNPMAIDSPAMDFSRRLRELAGNSSTPPPVSPGRGNPMHRLLNPFQPSPKSPFLSTPPLPPMPPGGTPPPQPPAKSKSCEFCGKTFKFQSNLIVHRRSHTGEKPYKCQLCDHACSQASKLKRHMKTHMHKAGSLAGRSDDGLSAASSPEPGTSELAGEGLKAADGDFRHHESDPSLGHEPEEEDEEEEEEEEELLLENESRPESSFSMDSELSRNRENGGGGVAGVAGAGGVGGAAKALADEKALVLGKVMENVGLGALPQYGELLADKPKRGAFLKRAPGGGGGDAGDDDDAGGCGDAGPGGAVNGRGGGFAPGAEPFPGLFPRKPAPLPSPGLNSAAKRIKVEKDLELPPATLIPSENVYSQWLVGYAASRHFMKDPFLGFTDARQSPFATSSEHSSENGSLRFSTPPGDLLDGGLSGRSGTASGGSTPHLGGPGPGRPSSKEGRRSDTCEYCGKVFKNCSNLTVHRRSHTGERPYKCELCNYACAQSSKLTRHMKTHGQIGKEVYRCDICQMPFSVYSTLEKHMKKWHGEHLLTNDVKIEQAERS
- the BCL11B gene encoding B-cell lymphoma/leukemia 11B isoform X4 — encoded protein: MSRRKQGNPQHLSQRELITQADHVEAAILEEDEGLEIEEPSSLGLMVGGPDPDLLTCGQCQMNFPLGDILVFIEHKKKQCGGSLGACYDKGLDKGSPPPSSRSELRKVSEPVEIGIQVTPDEDDHLVSPTKGICPKQENIAGKDEPSSYICTTCKQPFNSAWFLLQHAQNTHGFRIYLEPGPASSSLTPRLTIPPPLGPEAVAQSPLMNFLGDSNPFNLLRMTGPILREHPGFGEGRLPGTPPLFSPPPRHHLDPHRLSAEEMGLVAQHPSAFDRVMRLNPMAIDSPAMDFSRRLRELAGNSSTPPPVSPGRGNPMHRLLNPFQPSPKSPFLSTPPLPPMPPGGTPPPQPPAKSKSCEFCGKTFKFQSNLIVHRRSHTGEKPYKCQLCDHACSQASKLKRHMKTHMHKAGSLAGRSDDGLSAASSPEPGTSELAGEGLKAADGDFRHHESDPSLGHEPEEEDEEEEEEEEELLLENESRPESSFSMDSELSRNRENGGGGVAGVAGAGGVGGAAKALADEKALVLGKVMENVGLGALPQYGELLADKPKRGAFLKRAPGGGGGDAGDDDDAGGCGDAGPGGAVNGRGGGFAPGAEPFPGLFPRKPAPLPSPGLNSAAKRIKVEKDLELPPATLIPSENVYSQWLVGYAASRHFMKDPFLGFTDARQSPFATSSEHSSENGSLRFSTPPGDLLDGGLSGRSGTASGGSTPHLGGPGPGRPSSKEGRRSDTCEYCGKVFKNCSNLTVHRRSHTGERPYKCELCNYACAQSSKLTRHMKTHGQIGKEVYRCDICQMPFSVYSTLEKHMKKWHGEHLLTNDVKIEQAERS
- the BCL11B gene encoding B-cell lymphoma/leukemia 11B isoform X2; protein product: MSRRKQGNPQHLSQRELITQADHVEAAILEEDEGLEIEEPSSLGLMVGGPDPDLLTCGQCQMNFPLGDILVFIEHKKKQCGGSLGACYDKGLDKGSPPPSSRSELRKVSEPVEIGIQVTPDEDDHLVSPTKGICPKQENIAGPCRPAQLPATAPIAASSHPHSSVITPPLRTLGAPPPCFPLPCCSARPVSGDGTQGEGQTEAPFGCQCQLSGKDEPSSYICTTCKQPFNSAWFLLQHAQNTHGFRIYLEPGPASSSLTPRLTIPPPLGPEAVAQSPLMNFLGDSNPFNLLRMTGPILREHPGFGEGRLPGTPPLFSPPPRHHLDPHRLSAEEMGLVAQHPSAFDRVMRLNPMAIDSPAMDFSRRLRELAGNSSTPPPVSPGRGNPMHRLLNPFQPSPKSPFLSTPPLPPMPPGGTPPPQPPAKSKSCEFCGKTFKFQSNLIVHRRSHTGEKPYKCQLCDHACSQASKLKRHMKTHMHKAGSLAGRSDDGLSAASSPEPGTSELAGEGLKAADGDFRHHESDPSLGHEPEEEDEEEEEEEEELLLENESRPESSFSMDSELSRNRENGGGGVAGVAGAGGVGGAAKALADEKALVLGKVMENVGLGALPQYGELLADKPKRGAFLKRAPGGGGGDAGDDDDAGGCGDAGPGGAVNGRGGGFAPGAEPFPGLFPRKPAPLPSPGLNSAAKRIKVEKDLELPPATLIPSENVYSQWLVGYAASRHFMKDPFLGFTDARQSPFATSSEHSSENGSLRFSTPPGDLLDGGLSGRSGTASGGSTPHLGGPGPGRPSSKEGRRSDTCEYCGKVFKNCSNLTVHRRSHTGERPYKCELCNYACAQSSKLTRHMKTHGQIGKEVYRCDICQMPFSVYSTLEKHMKKWHGEHLLTNDVKIEQAERS
- the BCL11B gene encoding B-cell lymphoma/leukemia 11B isoform X3 — encoded protein: MSRRKQGNPQHLSQRELITPEADHVEAAILEEDEGLEIEEPSSLGLMVGGPDPDLLTCGQCQMNFPLGDILVFIEHKKKQCGGSLGACYDKGLDKGSPPPSSRSELRKVSEPVEIGIQVTPDEDDHLVSPTKGICPKQENIAGKDEPSSYICTTCKQPFNSAWFLLQHAQNTHGFRIYLEPGPASSSLTPRLTIPPPLGPEAVAQSPLMNFLGDSNPFNLLRMTGPILREHPGFGEGRLPGTPPLFSPPPRHHLDPHRLSAEEMGLVAQHPSAFDRVMRLNPMAIDSPAMDFSRRLRELAGNSSTPPPVSPGRGNPMHRLLNPFQPSPKSPFLSTPPLPPMPPGGTPPPQPPAKSKSCEFCGKTFKFQSNLIVHRRSHTGEKPYKCQLCDHACSQASKLKRHMKTHMHKAGSLAGRSDDGLSAASSPEPGTSELAGEGLKAADGDFRHHESDPSLGHEPEEEDEEEEEEEEELLLENESRPESSFSMDSELSRNRENGGGGVAGVAGAGGVGGAAKALADEKALVLGKVMENVGLGALPQYGELLADKPKRGAFLKRAPGGGGGDAGDDDDAGGCGDAGPGGAVNGRGGGFAPGAEPFPGLFPRKPAPLPSPGLNSAAKRIKVEKDLELPPATLIPSENVYSQWLVGYAASRHFMKDPFLGFTDARQSPFATSSEHSSENGSLRFSTPPGDLLDGGLSGRSGTASGGSTPHLGGPGPGRPSSKEGRRSDTCEYCGKVFKNCSNLTVHRRSHTGERPYKCELCNYACAQSSKLTRHMKTHGQIGKEVYRCDICQMPFSVYSTLEKHMKKWHGEHLLTNDVKIEQAERS
- the BCL11B gene encoding B-cell lymphoma/leukemia 11B isoform X5, with product MAMVVVGGGMGLSPRRAGWPTCLVGEEGRPEHLSLRVGGIARAPPPHFLKVQKRGSRRCVPVATIAERGLLVPVEELWNLSSWLPGYKIICPEFPRRGLAGEPQAGESGESGCCWECSKDEPSSYICTTCKQPFNSAWFLLQHAQNTHGFRIYLEPGPASSSLTPRLTIPPPLGPEAVAQSPLMNFLGDSNPFNLLRMTGPILREHPGFGEGRLPGTPPLFSPPPRHHLDPHRLSAEEMGLVAQHPSAFDRVMRLNPMAIDSPAMDFSRRLRELAGNSSTPPPVSPGRGNPMHRLLNPFQPSPKSPFLSTPPLPPMPPGGTPPPQPPAKSKSCEFCGKTFKFQSNLIVHRRSHTGEKPYKCQLCDHACSQASKLKRHMKTHMHKAGSLAGRSDDGLSAASSPEPGTSELAGEGLKAADGDFRHHESDPSLGHEPEEEDEEEEEEEEELLLENESRPESSFSMDSELSRNRENGGGGVAGVAGAGGVGGAAKALADEKALVLGKVMENVGLGALPQYGELLADKPKRGAFLKRAPGGGGGDAGDDDDAGGCGDAGPGGAVNGRGGGFAPGAEPFPGLFPRKPAPLPSPGLNSAAKRIKVEKDLELPPATLIPSENVYSQWLVGYAASRHFMKDPFLGFTDARQSPFATSSEHSSENGSLRFSTPPGDLLDGGLSGRSGTASGGSTPHLGGPGPGRPSSKEGRRSDTCEYCGKVFKNCSNLTVHRRSHTGERPYKCELCNYACAQSSKLTRHMKTHGQIGKEVYRCDICQMPFSVYSTLEKHMKKWHGEHLLTNDVKIEQAERS